The genomic DNA TCAGCCAGTTCGTGAAGATGGCCTTTTCCCCTGAAACCTTGCCTTGATATGCACCGTGTTGGAAAAGATCCAACCCACTGATCATCAGAGAAGCATTCGTATCGTCACCTTTCCAGGTGTGCCGATCAATGCTGATGATTGGAAGCATCGCAGCTCCCATCGGTTCATTATACTCCCTCCGGAATCTCATCAGACTGGTTCCCCCGATTTCCTCCCTCAGGCTTTCGTGGTTCTCTTCCGTCAGGAGAACAGTATAAATCGGGGGATAATCATACAGACCCTTGGCTGCAAACACTTCATCGAGCTTTTCATTCGTTGAGAAAATCAACAGGTTGGGTCGCAATGAACGATTACGCCCAAACACTTCCAGCACATCATCGAATGTATGTTGAAGAACATTCTCTGTGACCACCACGGACTTGATATGTCCATAAAATAGCGTAGGTTTCGACTTTTTATACAGCTTCCCGACAGCAAGATTGATGGTCTTCCCTTTGGAGACCCCGATCAGATTCGGGATCGGTTCAGAAGAACGGGTTCCTTCCTGCTTGGCCACGTTTGAGAAGTTCAACCCTTGAAGATAGATGGTAAACTCCTCTTCTGCTTCGTCATAGTCCACTCCAATGGCCACGATATAGCTGAGATCCTGGATGTTCTTAAGGCCGGAACACCCTGTCAGTACCAACATGACGGCAGTAAGTAAAACAACCCTCTTCATTGGTTGTCCCCTCCTTCCCTCGTCTTGTCCCTTGGACTCGTGGACTTCGTTCTTGTTTTGTAAAACTGGATCGGGAGCCGGAGGAAAGATTTGAGGGCTTCTGTCCCGCTGATCGGTGCAACCGATCCGAGATACAAAGACCCAAACGAGGATTTGGACGCCAAGTAGAGGATGGTCAGGATATAGGAGAGCAGGATGCCGAGAACCCCGAACAGCGTACTCATCAATAAGACGATGAAACGGAGGGTTGTCAGTCCGCTCTTTAACGATTGATTCACCACGGTGAAGGATGAGATATAGGTGATGGCACCGACCACGAGCATCGTTGGTGAGGTGAGGCCGGCGCGGATGGCTGCATCCCCTACGATCAACCCTCCCAGTACCGATACCGTTTGCCCGATGGCGCGGGGCAGGCGTATGCCTGCTTCGTTGAAGAATTCGAAAAGGAAAAGCACAATAAACATTTCTAGAGGTGCCGAGAGCGGCAGACCGAATCGGGACGTGGAGATCGTCGCCACTAGCGGGTAGGGGATCTGCTCGATATTATACGCAGAAAAGGCGACCCACACACCGGGGAGAAAGGCAGATATCATGACTGCCACCCCCCGCAATAGACGCTCAAGTGAAACGAAGAAGTAATTGATGTTCATATCTTCTGGTGATTTCACCTGAAGCAATAGATTGACCGGCGCAATCGATACGGTCGGGCTTCCATCCACCATGAGGGCAAACCTGCCCTGGTTGAGGCTCTCTACGATATAGTCCGGTCTCCCCGTATAATCCAGGGTTGGAAAAATGGAGTAAGGATGATCCTCAATGAGTGACTCAAGTTCGTGACTGCTTGCCAGTATATCGATATCGATCCTGTCCAGGCGTTCATGAAGCTCGTCCAAGATCCGCTGATCGAGCACATCCTTCAGGTAGAGGATGGCAATATTCGTCTTGCTCCTCTTCCCGATAGTCCGTTTTTCTATGGAAAGTGCCGGGGAAGAGAGCCTTCTTCTCACAAGTGAGATATTTGTATTCAAATCTTCGACAAAGCCGTCCTTCGGTCCCCGAATGGACGTCTCCAAGGCGGATTCCTCAGGCGCACGCTTCGGTAGATCCGCTGCTTCAAGAGATGTGATCCCTTCTGGGAACAAGAATAGTGCTTTCCCTTCCAACAACAGATCGGCCAGTTGTTCACTGCTCCTATCCGTGACGTCCTCCCCTTGGAACGCCTTTTTCAGATGGTCGACAGGGAAGCTTGCTACCGCCAGTTCAGGGAGGATATATTGATCAAGATACTGACGCTTCACCAGGCTGTCAATATAGATCAGCTCACACTCGCCCTCCTCAAAGAGATGATCATTGGCTTGGAAATCATCACTGGAACTGAATAGTTCCTTCAGTTCCACCCGTTTGGACTCAATGGGGCTGTACCGTTCCTTCATCATGAGCTCACTCCTCTCTTTCTGTGCGCAAGAATCCTTGCATAGCAGGCAGTAGCCAGGATGTATATGCTGAAGAGTGCGACCGTGGCGGGGAAAAACCAGTGATACAATGCATAGTAAAAATGATAGGTATCTACGTTGATCCACATGATCATGAAGAATATCAAGTAGATTGGCACCACAACCTTCCAGGATACCCTTGTGCTCCTTAAATTGCGGTTCAAGATGCTACCAAGAAGGAACAAAAAAAGACCAATGCGGATCAGGGCGCCACACAGCCACTGATAGAGGGCAAAAAAATCCATGTGTGTAATGAACTCTCCAATCCCCATGATCCGCCATTGATCATAAGCCGGATAACGCATACTCGCTGCCTCCGATGGCCCGAATTCCATGATGGCGGCCGATAAGGGTCCCATGATGAGAATGAAAAGGATCAGTCCAAGAACAAGCAGATGGTGCAGTTTGAACTCTCCTTCACTGAAAGGATGCAACAGCAGGATCAGATACAATTCCATGAAACCGCTCAACACGTATAAACTTCCTTTGAGCACTGGTGACCACCCTTCAGAGAGGATCGGAAATAGCAGCGAGGGATCCTTCATATCTGTATTCGTGATGGCAATGAAGATCCCGAGAAGCATGA from Rossellomorea marisflavi includes the following:
- a CDS encoding Ger(x)C family spore germination protein; the encoded protein is MKRVVLLTAVMLVLTGCSGLKNIQDLSYIVAIGVDYDEAEEEFTIYLQGLNFSNVAKQEGTRSSEPIPNLIGVSKGKTINLAVGKLYKKSKPTLFYGHIKSVVVTENVLQHTFDDVLEVFGRNRSLRPNLLIFSTNEKLDEVFAAKGLYDYPPIYTVLLTEENHESLREEIGGTSLMRFRREYNEPMGAAMLPIISIDRHTWKGDDTNASLMISGLDLFQHGAYQGKVSGEKAIFTNWLNSSKSKINYDLYIDGDLVAVFYMTAGSLKKSFHGEEKDPEFDLKLNVQAELVEIIKSTSYDRLKEALGTSIEKDIRDLYEFGIREETDLLHVGDGYYRRHPKRYKELKNHYAFFLDSKSLQGTDVNVKISNFNTYNYEKEKKFD
- a CDS encoding spore germination protein; this translates as MMKERYSPIESKRVELKELFSSSDDFQANDHLFEEGECELIYIDSLVKRQYLDQYILPELAVASFPVDHLKKAFQGEDVTDRSSEQLADLLLEGKALFLFPEGITSLEAADLPKRAPEESALETSIRGPKDGFVEDLNTNISLVRRRLSSPALSIEKRTIGKRSKTNIAILYLKDVLDQRILDELHERLDRIDIDILASSHELESLIEDHPYSIFPTLDYTGRPDYIVESLNQGRFALMVDGSPTVSIAPVNLLLQVKSPEDMNINYFFVSLERLLRGVAVMISAFLPGVWVAFSAYNIEQIPYPLVATISTSRFGLPLSAPLEMFIVLFLFEFFNEAGIRLPRAIGQTVSVLGGLIVGDAAIRAGLTSPTMLVVGAITYISSFTVVNQSLKSGLTTLRFIVLLMSTLFGVLGILLSYILTILYLASKSSFGSLYLGSVAPISGTEALKSFLRLPIQFYKTRTKSTSPRDKTREGGDNQ
- a CDS encoding endospore germination permease; its protein translation is MIKLQPVLIPRQLSLLIILSTGLLSHVMLIPDILQAAGRDGWVSVLTAVPFLFLIILVIKYTIKNSPKGGMMRHILTEGRPVVRILFFTPICLFLFISAYITFIDLVIWLQAYFLADVSRWLIMLLMGVSCFIFTWAGVKYMAVAAGLLLPIVMLLGIFIAITNTDMKDPSLLFPILSEGWSPVLKGSLYVLSGFMELYLILLLHPFSEGEFKLHHLLVLGLILFILIMGPLSAAIMEFGPSEAASMRYPAYDQWRIMGIGEFITHMDFFALYQWLCGALIRIGLFLFLLGSILNRNLRSTRVSWKVVVPIYLIFFMIMWINVDTYHFYYALYHWFFPATVALFSIYILATACYARILAHRKRGVSS